One genomic segment of Paenibacillus durus includes these proteins:
- a CDS encoding AraC family transcriptional regulator, with the protein MDESLRMEQALQQLALLIRRHAPSNGTHQTSVPSLALMHTTQVSEPLESVYKPSICVVAQGAKTATLADETYRYDPSTYLVTSVELPIIGRIIEASPEIPYLSLKLSFDPDVILDIVKETNRPVIDPVEACRGITVNRTSPALLEAIVRLMQLLDAPEDTPILAPLVIREILYRVLQGEQGARIHQFAIIGSHAYNIAQAIQLINRQYDRPLVIEQLARSVNMSTSAFHKHFKRVTAMSPLQYQKMVRLQEARRLMLTETVQASDAAFRVGYESPSQFSREYARMYGRPPMLDVQELRGSIASSNALG; encoded by the coding sequence ATGGACGAATCACTGCGAATGGAGCAAGCCTTGCAACAATTGGCGCTCTTGATACGTCGCCATGCTCCGTCGAACGGTACGCATCAGACGTCCGTACCTTCTTTGGCGCTGATGCATACCACACAGGTGTCAGAACCGCTGGAATCTGTATATAAGCCATCCATTTGCGTCGTGGCCCAAGGTGCGAAAACGGCCACACTGGCCGACGAAACCTACCGATACGATCCTTCGACTTACCTGGTCACTTCCGTCGAATTGCCGATCATCGGCAGAATCATCGAGGCTTCGCCCGAGATCCCATATTTAAGTTTGAAACTGAGCTTTGACCCCGACGTCATCCTGGACATCGTGAAAGAGACGAATCGTCCCGTTATCGATCCCGTGGAAGCCTGTCGAGGCATAACCGTGAACCGAACGTCTCCCGCATTACTCGAAGCCATCGTACGGCTCATGCAGCTGCTGGACGCGCCTGAGGACACTCCGATTCTGGCGCCTCTCGTCATCCGTGAAATTCTGTATCGAGTGCTTCAAGGCGAACAAGGCGCGCGTATCCATCAATTCGCAATCATTGGCAGCCATGCGTACAACATCGCTCAAGCGATCCAGTTGATTAACCGGCAATACGACCGTCCGCTCGTGATCGAGCAGCTTGCAAGGTCCGTAAACATGAGCACGTCGGCGTTTCATAAACATTTCAAGCGCGTCACGGCGATGAGCCCGTTGCAATACCAGAAAATGGTGCGTTTGCAAGAAGCCCGGCGCTTAATGTTGACGGAAACCGTGCAAGCCTCCGATGCGGCCTTCCGCGTAGGCTACGAAAGCCCGTCCCAGTTCAGCCGGGAATATGCCCGTATGTACGGTCGGCCACCGATGCTGGATGTTCAGGAGCTTCGCGGTTCGATCGCGAGCTCCAATGCGCTTGGCTGA
- a CDS encoding class I SAM-dependent methyltransferase has product MDNRLTFNEDVENYDKWRPTYCEELFKDIMAYSQIEQGKKAIEIGIGTGQATRPFLKMGCELTAIELGKDLAEYSKLKFREYKYFKVCNTTFEEFECPDDSIDIIYSATAFHWIPEEIGYPKVSKLLKTHGTLALFWNRPFVSRENDELHQNIQGIYQKYRPSNTKIIENDTERYNNISKTIQAYGFSDVVFKLYHLTRRFSSTDYIALLNTYSDHRSMPSSTKELFEDEIKEAIIKSGDVLNVYDTIDLYLARK; this is encoded by the coding sequence ATGGATAATCGACTAACATTTAATGAGGATGTAGAGAACTACGACAAATGGAGACCGACATATTGTGAAGAATTATTCAAAGATATTATGGCGTATTCTCAAATTGAGCAAGGTAAAAAAGCAATTGAAATTGGTATTGGAACAGGTCAGGCAACAAGACCTTTTTTGAAAATGGGCTGTGAATTAACGGCAATTGAATTAGGAAAAGACCTCGCAGAATATTCAAAATTAAAGTTTCGAGAATATAAATATTTCAAGGTATGCAATACTACATTTGAAGAATTTGAATGCCCAGATGACAGTATAGATATAATTTATTCAGCTACTGCATTTCATTGGATTCCAGAAGAAATAGGTTATCCTAAAGTCTCCAAATTATTGAAAACCCATGGAACACTAGCATTATTTTGGAACCGACCATTTGTATCACGGGAAAATGACGAATTACATCAGAATATTCAAGGCATATATCAAAAATATAGACCTTCCAATACCAAGATAATAGAAAATGACACTGAAAGATATAATAACATATCAAAGACTATTCAAGCTTATGGATTTAGTGATGTTGTGTTTAAGTTATATCATTTAACTAGAAGATTTTCTTCAACTGACTATATCGCATTATTAAATACATATTCAGACCATAGAAGTATGCCATCCTCTACAAAAGAATTGTTTGAAGATGAGATTAAAGAAGCAATTATAAAATCTGGTGATGTATTAAATGTTTATGATACTATCGACTTGTATTTAGCAAGAAAATGA
- a CDS encoding WG repeat-containing protein → MCAYRNLFTGKKNMITTVAIGLLTLSALLGFGNREAYANNWELFDQGEHLLLPEGPIVQDGAIMVPIRPIAERFGYGFTSVTASEVNLKNGKGSSLSVKPGDDKAVFNGNVKTLEQKPSYINGNLFIPLSLAGELSGSGYSIVSDTNLIQLRPVEGDAGEKLNSQYWYSFSTTEGTVAVNSLGQEMLSTSYTENPDFGYEELIPVKKNGISAGYMNRAGELAFAASHYQLGQFNEGLATFKDLVTMKGGGTQVRIGYLNRTGRIVIPAAYDHAYNFSDGLAKVVKGGKTYYIDHNGKTAIPVISGIQSSDSFSEGKAAVSVLVKTGGKTTAKTGFIDTKGQWVLKPVFDWAGPFSDGIAVASMNGKSGLIDKNGKWIVKPQYSKDAGFSGSFENGYILFVRRSGNSYKQWLMDTKGKLTAVPGADHIGTYSEGLVPYEANNLYGYKNLAGDVIIKPQFAWVEGFRGGAARAHIFNQDDTYTSLLIDKTGKILWPGANH, encoded by the coding sequence ATGTGTGCCTACCGAAACCTGTTCACTGGTAAAAAGAATATGATAACTACGGTGGCCATCGGCCTGCTTACCCTATCCGCGCTGCTTGGATTCGGAAACCGGGAGGCCTATGCCAATAATTGGGAGCTGTTCGATCAGGGCGAGCACCTGCTGCTCCCCGAAGGCCCAATCGTGCAGGACGGTGCGATAATGGTGCCGATCCGTCCTATTGCGGAAAGGTTCGGGTATGGGTTCACTTCGGTGACCGCCTCAGAGGTTAACCTGAAGAACGGCAAGGGATCCAGCCTGTCCGTTAAACCGGGAGATGATAAGGCCGTTTTCAACGGAAACGTTAAGACTCTGGAACAAAAGCCGAGTTATATTAACGGAAATCTATTCATCCCCCTGTCCCTGGCCGGAGAATTAAGTGGCAGCGGCTATTCAATAGTGTCCGATACGAACCTCATCCAGCTCCGCCCTGTAGAGGGAGATGCCGGGGAGAAGCTGAACAGCCAGTATTGGTACAGTTTCAGTACAACTGAAGGTACGGTTGCTGTGAATAGTCTGGGCCAAGAAATGCTCAGCACTTCCTATACGGAAAACCCGGATTTTGGCTATGAGGAGCTGATTCCGGTAAAAAAGAACGGGATCAGCGCCGGTTACATGAACCGGGCCGGAGAGCTGGCCTTCGCCGCTTCTCACTATCAACTGGGACAGTTTAATGAAGGGCTGGCCACTTTTAAGGATCTGGTGACGATGAAAGGCGGCGGCACCCAAGTACGGATAGGCTATCTGAACCGTACCGGGCGGATCGTAATTCCGGCGGCATATGATCATGCCTACAATTTCTCGGATGGGTTGGCCAAGGTCGTTAAAGGCGGGAAAACCTATTACATTGACCATAATGGAAAAACAGCCATTCCCGTAATTTCAGGCATCCAGAGCTCCGATTCCTTTTCCGAAGGAAAAGCAGCGGTCAGCGTACTGGTCAAGACTGGTGGCAAGACTACAGCCAAAACCGGGTTTATCGACACCAAAGGGCAGTGGGTGCTGAAACCTGTTTTTGATTGGGCGGGCCCCTTCTCGGACGGTATTGCAGTAGCCAGCATGAACGGAAAAAGCGGGCTAATCGACAAAAACGGCAAATGGATTGTGAAGCCCCAGTACAGTAAAGATGCCGGCTTTAGCGGGAGCTTCGAGAACGGGTATATCCTCTTTGTCCGGAGGAGCGGAAACAGTTATAAACAGTGGCTGATGGATACAAAGGGCAAGCTAACGGCTGTCCCCGGCGCTGATCATATTGGCACCTATAGCGAAGGATTGGTACCTTATGAGGCCAATAATCTTTACGGATACAAAAATCTGGCCGGGGACGTTATCATCAAACCTCAGTTCGCTTGGGTAGAGGGTTTTCGCGGAGGGGCAGCCAGGGCCCATATCTTTAATCAAGACGATACGTATACCTCTTTGCTGATCGATAAGACAGGGAAGATTCTGTGGCCGGGGGCCAATCATTAG
- a CDS encoding ComEC/Rec2 family competence protein — protein MSMRRRPLLYLVICWVIGNGAASILPTERLFTAWAGASLLLAAAMLPGRWSRKHIILLWITLTVGGAYWEWNDLRNESVLPEALGLPSARLEELVVHAEGTIVSTVERDGDRVDFTVKLEKIRSSGGQDGSLPVGGENKSASLYRDETKGASGTAAQSADGEKIAVQLKLHTEQEIATAAAWRRGDRVSLDGSLASPSGARNFGGFDYREYLRNRHIHWMLKVAGTGQVEAAPPETWGLLKLLRWNDAVRAELGAELESLFREKDAGYLKGLIIGMQDELDPETYRQFSRLGLTHILAISGMHVAVYAGFLLFVLSRLRLTKETALTVTLLLIPAYVLLSGAGPSVVRAGLMSMIALYAARMGVLKDGMHILSVSALLMLIWEPYFLLNVSFQLSFLVTAGLMVYVPLAAPLVSFLPRRLGSAATVTLVAQLVSFPLTIYYFNQFAALSFAANLVLVPFITFAVLPAGTAALLLGKVWPACAGALAHVVEIMNDATFGAVEWTGRYAGMTIWSSPSLLWIGLYYVLLYSLLRVLKHHADTRHAPQYADDETRPLEGLRPHSKPPRHSSAAHPGDHQRTRTLTRCRIAAAALTGGLGLLLYLGYRPERLSPEGSVSFLDVGQGDSILITTPGGAHILVDGGGTVSFGKREEWRIRRSPYEVGAKTLVPLLKKRGIHRLDAVILSHGDQDHAGGLQAVLEEIPVSALLFNGTLAQREEYVKLMKTAVERGVRLYGVHQGMALSPDDSSKLSFLWPEPVMRDGEEIPVPVLEEQNPASVVFRLDMSGRSFLFTGDIDSKTEESIAAANETEGIRGASAVDVLKAAHHGSKTSNGAAWLQYWKPSVAVVSVGANNLYGHPSGEVLARFIDRGMLVYRTDQQGEIQMRIRHGGIQVRHKL, from the coding sequence ATGTCAATGAGAAGAAGGCCGCTGCTCTACCTGGTCATCTGCTGGGTGATCGGAAATGGAGCCGCAAGTATACTGCCGACAGAAAGGCTGTTCACAGCTTGGGCTGGAGCGTCGCTGCTGCTTGCGGCCGCCATGCTGCCCGGCAGGTGGAGCCGAAAGCATATAATCCTGCTGTGGATTACACTTACCGTGGGTGGGGCGTACTGGGAATGGAATGACCTTCGTAATGAAAGCGTGCTTCCAGAGGCGCTCGGACTGCCTTCCGCACGGCTGGAAGAACTGGTGGTTCATGCAGAAGGAACGATCGTGTCAACCGTGGAGAGGGATGGGGATCGGGTCGATTTTACGGTTAAACTGGAGAAAATCCGTTCATCCGGCGGACAGGACGGTTCTTTACCGGTTGGTGGAGAGAATAAATCCGCTTCGCTTTATAGAGATGAAACAAAGGGCGCTTCCGGGACTGCCGCCCAATCGGCGGATGGGGAGAAAATCGCCGTGCAGTTGAAGCTTCATACCGAGCAGGAGATCGCTACCGCGGCCGCTTGGAGAAGAGGAGACCGCGTATCGCTGGATGGCAGCCTTGCGTCTCCCTCCGGCGCCCGCAATTTCGGCGGGTTCGATTACCGTGAATATTTGCGGAACCGGCATATTCACTGGATGCTGAAAGTTGCCGGGACCGGACAAGTCGAGGCGGCGCCGCCCGAAACCTGGGGCCTACTGAAGCTTCTGCGTTGGAACGACGCGGTCAGGGCGGAGCTCGGAGCAGAACTGGAATCTCTGTTCCGGGAGAAGGACGCCGGATATTTAAAAGGGCTCATTATCGGAATGCAGGACGAGCTCGATCCAGAGACGTACCGGCAGTTCTCCAGGCTCGGACTTACGCATATTCTTGCCATTTCCGGGATGCATGTCGCCGTGTATGCGGGGTTTCTGCTGTTCGTCCTGTCACGGCTGAGGCTCACCAAGGAGACGGCGCTAACTGTGACGCTGCTGCTCATTCCAGCGTATGTGCTCCTCTCCGGCGCAGGCCCTTCCGTCGTCCGGGCAGGACTTATGAGCATGATCGCCTTATATGCGGCGCGTATGGGTGTACTGAAGGACGGCATGCATATTTTAAGCGTGTCCGCACTGCTGATGCTGATATGGGAGCCGTACTTTTTGCTTAATGTCAGCTTTCAGCTGTCATTTCTCGTCACGGCCGGACTTATGGTCTATGTCCCGCTGGCGGCGCCGCTGGTTTCCTTTCTGCCCCGCAGACTCGGAAGCGCGGCTACGGTTACGCTGGTAGCGCAGCTTGTTTCGTTTCCGCTGACGATCTACTACTTCAACCAGTTCGCGGCGCTGTCGTTTGCGGCCAACCTGGTGCTCGTTCCCTTTATCACCTTTGCCGTACTGCCTGCGGGGACGGCCGCGCTTCTGCTCGGCAAGGTGTGGCCTGCTTGTGCGGGGGCTTTGGCCCATGTCGTTGAAATCATGAATGACGCGACATTTGGCGCGGTCGAGTGGACCGGCCGTTACGCGGGGATGACGATTTGGAGCTCTCCGTCTCTTTTATGGATCGGATTGTATTATGTGCTGCTATACAGCCTGCTGCGAGTCTTGAAGCATCACGCCGATACGCGGCATGCACCGCAGTATGCGGATGATGAGACAAGGCCGCTTGAAGGGCTGCGGCCGCATTCCAAGCCGCCGCGACATTCCTCCGCTGCTCATCCTGGCGATCATCAGCGTACTAGAACGCTGACTCGCTGCCGGATTGCCGCTGCGGCGCTGACCGGGGGTCTCGGATTGCTGCTGTATCTGGGATACCGCCCGGAGCGGCTGTCGCCCGAAGGCTCCGTCAGCTTTCTTGATGTAGGGCAGGGCGACAGCATATTGATTACCACTCCGGGAGGCGCTCATATTCTGGTCGATGGCGGAGGGACAGTCAGCTTTGGAAAAAGGGAAGAGTGGCGCATCCGCCGCAGTCCCTATGAAGTCGGAGCCAAGACACTTGTCCCTCTGCTGAAAAAGCGCGGCATTCACCGGCTGGATGCGGTTATTTTATCACACGGGGATCAAGACCACGCAGGCGGTCTTCAGGCTGTGCTGGAGGAAATCCCGGTCTCGGCGCTGCTGTTCAATGGAACGCTTGCGCAGCGCGAAGAATATGTCAAGCTGATGAAGACGGCGGTGGAGCGCGGCGTCAGGCTGTACGGTGTTCATCAGGGGATGGCACTATCCCCGGACGATTCTTCGAAGCTCTCCTTTTTGTGGCCCGAACCGGTGATGCGAGACGGAGAAGAAATTCCGGTTCCGGTTCTGGAAGAACAGAATCCGGCATCCGTCGTATTTCGTCTGGATATGAGCGGGAGGAGCTTTTTGTTTACAGGGGATATAGACAGCAAGACCGAGGAGAGCATAGCGGCGGCTAACGAAACGGAGGGAATCCGCGGCGCATCCGCCGTCGACGTGCTGAAAGCCGCCCACCACGGCAGCAAAACCTCGAACGGAGCAGCTTGGCTGCAGTACTGGAAGCCCTCCGTCGCAGTAGTCTCTGTAGGTGCTAACAATCTGTATGGTCATCCAAGCGGCGAGGTCTTGGCCCGCTTTATTGACAGAGGCATGCTTGTGTATCGTACCGATCAGCAAGGAGAGATCCAAATGCGGATACGGCATGGGGGAATTCAGGTTAGGCACAAACTTTAA
- a CDS encoding deoxycytidylate deaminase, whose amino-acid sequence MTIAYRKDWDTYFMDIAFMVSTRSRCPRRHVGAVLVQGKKLLGTAYNGAPMGVPDCSEAGCMISEQYELEVVDGVETMVKKQRCIRTIHAEQNLLLFTDRIDREGSTVYVTDEPCWTCANMLANSGVVEIVYHRSYPKDTEKVRSMMASKGIQFRRLEGYEPPRETVLDVQG is encoded by the coding sequence ATGACCATTGCCTATCGCAAAGATTGGGATACGTATTTTATGGACATCGCCTTTATGGTCTCGACCCGTTCGCGCTGTCCGCGCCGTCACGTCGGCGCTGTGCTTGTTCAGGGCAAGAAGCTGCTCGGCACGGCCTATAACGGCGCTCCAATGGGGGTGCCGGACTGCTCCGAAGCGGGCTGCATGATCTCTGAGCAGTATGAGTTGGAGGTTGTGGACGGGGTGGAGACGATGGTCAAGAAGCAGCGCTGCATCCGGACGATTCATGCGGAGCAGAATCTGCTGCTCTTTACGGACCGGATCGACAGGGAAGGCAGCACGGTGTACGTAACCGACGAGCCCTGCTGGACCTGCGCGAATATGCTGGCCAACAGCGGAGTCGTCGAAATCGTCTACCACCGGAGCTATCCGAAGGACACGGAAAAGGTCCGGTCAATGATGGCCTCCAAAGGCATCCAGTTTCGCCGGTTGGAAGGATATGAACCTCCTCGTGAGACGGTTCTGGATGTGCAGGGTTAA
- a CDS encoding ComEA family DNA-binding protein, whose translation MNKISIIGAIAAALIGGGLIWTTGNGGEQGIAGWETLNVQVAEAIESGQTATAGGSPAQDSRSEASREPGKLKEAAEAEGSSMRKSGGAEAAASQETAKAVAGSDGAGAGYAARAKEGTSTVTDDSAKDQAAASRAPGADAPATAEGKVNVNTAGISELTSLPGIGEKKAQAILDYRNQHGAFRNASDLGKVKGIGPKMLEKLRPYVLF comes from the coding sequence ATGAACAAGATAAGTATAATCGGCGCGATTGCCGCAGCGTTAATCGGAGGCGGGTTAATCTGGACCACCGGAAACGGGGGTGAGCAAGGAATCGCCGGGTGGGAAACGTTGAACGTTCAGGTGGCAGAGGCGATTGAAAGCGGCCAGACGGCGACAGCGGGCGGCAGTCCTGCGCAAGATAGCCGAAGCGAGGCTTCTCGTGAGCCGGGTAAACTAAAAGAAGCAGCGGAAGCGGAGGGCAGCTCTATGCGAAAAAGCGGAGGCGCCGAAGCTGCCGCCTCGCAGGAGACCGCTAAAGCGGTGGCCGGCTCGGATGGAGCTGGAGCGGGATACGCGGCTCGGGCTAAGGAAGGGACCAGCACAGTAACAGATGATAGCGCCAAAGATCAAGCTGCTGCTTCCCGGGCTCCGGGGGCTGATGCTCCGGCAACTGCGGAGGGGAAGGTTAATGTTAATACGGCAGGAATCTCCGAATTGACCAGCCTGCCTGGCATCGGCGAAAAGAAAGCGCAGGCGATTCTGGACTACCGCAATCAGCATGGGGCATTTCGTAACGCTTCCGATTTGGGAAAAGTAAAAGGAATCGGTCCGAAGATGCTGGAGAAGCTGAGGCCCTACGTTTTATTTTGA
- the comER gene encoding late competence protein ComER: MKVGFIGTGSMGSLLIDAFLSSGGLLAGDVIASNRSPQKLARLAQLHPGITLAGSNGETASRSDILFLCVKPMEFKTLTDEIAHCLRSEQIVVSITSPVQIYHLERALPSKIAKIIPSITHSVYSGTSLCVLGSRLEADDKEQLLKLMSHIGTPVEIYEHHTRISSDFSSCGPAFLSYFIERWIEAAAEATGIDQALAGKLAGEMLLGTGKLLTEGEFTPQQLQDRVAVPGGITAEALNHLRCSLDGVFERLISTTHKKYDEDVAKLDSLFGRDGIHQNK, encoded by the coding sequence ATGAAAGTGGGTTTTATCGGAACGGGCAGCATGGGCAGCCTGTTGATCGACGCCTTTCTTTCTTCCGGGGGGCTTTTGGCCGGCGACGTGATTGCGAGCAACCGCAGTCCGCAGAAGCTGGCCCGTCTCGCGCAGCTTCACCCCGGAATCACGCTCGCGGGAAGCAATGGAGAAACCGCGTCCCGGAGCGATATTTTATTTCTATGCGTCAAGCCGATGGAATTTAAAACGCTAACCGATGAAATCGCCCATTGTCTCCGCAGCGAACAGATTGTCGTGTCCATTACAAGTCCGGTCCAAATTTACCACCTGGAGAGAGCCCTGCCGTCCAAAATCGCTAAGATCATTCCCAGCATTACACACAGCGTATACAGCGGAACCTCGCTCTGCGTGCTTGGCAGCCGGCTGGAGGCCGATGATAAGGAGCAGCTGCTCAAGCTGATGTCCCATATAGGCACTCCGGTGGAAATATACGAGCACCATACCCGGATCTCTTCCGATTTTTCCAGCTGCGGCCCGGCTTTCCTGAGCTATTTTATCGAACGGTGGATTGAAGCTGCCGCTGAAGCGACCGGGATCGACCAGGCACTGGCAGGAAAGCTTGCGGGCGAGATGCTTCTTGGAACGGGAAAGCTGCTGACCGAAGGCGAATTTACGCCGCAGCAGCTGCAGGACCGTGTCGCCGTCCCCGGCGGCATTACCGCTGAAGCTCTGAATCATCTGCGCTGCAGCCTGGACGGGGTATTCGAGCGGCTGATCTCCACGACGCACAAGAAATACGACGAGGATGTGGCCAAACTCGATTCGCTGTTCGGACGGGACGGGATTCATCAAAACAAATGA
- the leuS gene encoding leucine--tRNA ligase translates to MSDSKGNTAAQGYRAQVLEPKWQKYWEEHHTFKTGEEAGKPKFYALDMFPYPSGAGLHVGHPEGYTATDIVSRYKRMRGYNVLHPMGWDAFGLPAEQHALDTGQHPRDITIKNVNNFRRQIKSLGFSYDWDREISTTDPSYYKWTQWIFIQLYKRGLAYVAEVPVNWCEALGTVLANEEVIDGKSERGGHPVIRRPMRQWILRITEYAERLLEDLEELDWSESIKDMQRNWIGKSKGAEVAFGIDGHDANLTVFTTRPDTLFGASYCVLAPEHELVASITTDAQRSAVEEYQTLASRKSDLERTDLAKEKTGVFTGAYAVNPVNGAKLPIWIADYVLAGYGTGAIMAVPGHDTRDWEFAKQFGLEIIEVVQGGNVEEEAYAGDGPHVNSDFLNGLDNTAAIAAMIAWLEEKGFGKGKVTYRLRDWLFSRQRYWGEPIPILHLEDGTMKTVPEDQLPLLLPDVEAIKPSGTGESPLANVTDWVETVDPETGMKARRETNTMPQWAGSCWYYLRYIDPHNDKELCSPEKQKEWLPVDLYIGGAEHAVLHLLYARFWHKVLYDLGVVNTKEPFYKLVNQGMILGTNNEKMSKSRGNVINPDEIVGEFGADTLRVYEMFMGPLEATKPWNANGVEGIHRFLSRVWRLFVSEEGSLSAKITEDGGNEEFKRTWHKTIKKVTDDLENLRFNTAISQLMIFINDAYKQETLPRQAMENFAQMLSPLAPHLAEELWQLLGHEGTITYVEWPSYDEALTVDAEVEIVVQVNGKIVQRSLIPQGMGQEEMQAHAMGLSNVSAAIEGKTVRKVIAVPGKLVNIVVG, encoded by the coding sequence ATGAGCGACAGCAAGGGAAATACAGCCGCACAAGGTTACCGGGCGCAGGTACTGGAACCGAAATGGCAGAAGTATTGGGAAGAACATCATACCTTTAAGACCGGTGAGGAAGCGGGCAAGCCGAAATTCTACGCGCTCGACATGTTTCCTTACCCTTCGGGCGCCGGTCTGCATGTAGGGCATCCGGAAGGTTATACGGCGACGGATATCGTCTCCCGCTACAAGCGGATGCGCGGTTACAATGTGCTTCACCCGATGGGCTGGGATGCCTTCGGTCTGCCTGCCGAGCAGCATGCGCTGGATACGGGGCAGCATCCGCGTGATATCACGATCAAGAACGTCAATAATTTCCGCCGCCAGATCAAATCGCTGGGCTTCTCCTATGATTGGGACCGCGAGATCAGCACGACGGACCCTAGCTACTATAAATGGACGCAGTGGATCTTCATTCAGCTGTACAAGCGCGGCTTGGCTTACGTCGCTGAAGTGCCGGTGAATTGGTGTGAGGCGCTTGGCACCGTACTAGCTAACGAAGAAGTCATCGATGGCAAAAGCGAGCGCGGCGGGCATCCCGTCATCCGCAGACCGATGCGCCAGTGGATTCTGCGGATTACCGAATACGCCGAGCGTCTGCTGGAGGATCTGGAAGAGCTGGACTGGTCCGAGAGCATCAAGGACATGCAGCGCAACTGGATCGGCAAATCGAAGGGCGCCGAAGTCGCCTTTGGCATCGACGGTCATGATGCTAATCTGACCGTATTTACAACCCGGCCCGATACCCTGTTCGGGGCAAGCTACTGTGTGCTCGCGCCCGAGCACGAGCTGGTGGCGTCTATTACGACTGACGCCCAGCGTTCGGCCGTGGAGGAATACCAGACACTGGCTTCGCGCAAGAGCGATTTGGAACGGACCGATCTTGCGAAGGAGAAGACAGGCGTGTTTACCGGCGCCTATGCGGTCAATCCGGTAAACGGAGCCAAACTGCCGATCTGGATCGCGGACTACGTCCTGGCCGGATACGGTACGGGAGCGATCATGGCCGTACCAGGGCATGACACCCGCGACTGGGAGTTCGCCAAGCAGTTCGGACTCGAGATCATCGAGGTTGTCCAAGGGGGCAATGTGGAAGAGGAAGCCTACGCCGGCGACGGTCCGCATGTCAATTCCGATTTCCTGAACGGACTGGACAATACGGCGGCCATCGCCGCCATGATCGCCTGGCTGGAGGAGAAAGGCTTCGGCAAGGGCAAAGTAACTTACCGCCTGCGCGATTGGCTGTTCAGCCGCCAGCGCTATTGGGGCGAGCCGATCCCGATTCTTCACCTGGAAGACGGCACGATGAAGACGGTCCCGGAAGACCAGCTTCCGCTCTTGCTGCCGGATGTTGAGGCGATCAAGCCTTCGGGTACGGGCGAATCGCCGCTGGCGAATGTGACGGATTGGGTTGAGACGGTCGATCCGGAGACCGGCATGAAAGCCCGCCGCGAGACGAACACGATGCCGCAGTGGGCCGGCAGCTGCTGGTACTACCTGCGTTACATCGATCCGCATAACGACAAGGAGCTGTGTTCTCCCGAGAAGCAGAAGGAATGGCTGCCGGTCGATCTGTACATCGGCGGCGCTGAGCATGCGGTGCTTCATCTGCTGTATGCCCGCTTCTGGCATAAGGTGCTGTATGATCTCGGCGTTGTAAATACGAAAGAGCCGTTCTACAAGCTGGTCAACCAGGGCATGATTCTCGGCACCAACAACGAGAAGATGAGCAAGTCGCGCGGCAATGTCATTAATCCGGACGAGATTGTAGGCGAATTCGGCGCGGACACGCTGCGCGTGTACGAAATGTTCATGGGCCCGCTGGAAGCGACCAAACCGTGGAACGCGAACGGCGTGGAAGGCATTCACCGCTTCCTCTCCCGCGTATGGCGCTTGTTCGTAAGCGAAGAGGGCAGCCTGAGCGCCAAAATCACGGAGGACGGCGGCAACGAAGAATTCAAGCGCACCTGGCATAAGACGATCAAGAAAGTGACCGATGATCTTGAGAATCTGCGCTTTAATACGGCGATCAGCCAGCTGATGATCTTCATCAACGACGCCTATAAGCAGGAGACGCTGCCGCGCCAGGCGATGGAGAATTTTGCGCAGATGCTGTCCCCTCTTGCTCCCCATCTTGCCGAAGAACTGTGGCAGTTGCTTGGACACGAGGGCACCATCACTTATGTGGAGTGGCCGTCTTACGACGAGGCGCTGACTGTGGACGCCGAGGTGGAAATTGTGGTTCAGGTGAACGGCAAAATCGTTCAGCGCAGCCTGATCCCGCAAGGTATGGGACAAGAGGAGATGCAGGCGCATGCGATGGGTCTCTCGAATGTGAGCGCAGCAATAGAAGGCAAGACCGTCCGCAAAGTCATTGCGGTTCCGGGCAAGCTGGTCAATATCGTAGTGGGTTAG